One stretch of Tachysurus fulvidraco isolate hzauxx_2018 chromosome 12, HZAU_PFXX_2.0, whole genome shotgun sequence DNA includes these proteins:
- the wdhd1 gene encoding WD repeat and HMG-box DNA-binding protein 1 isoform X1: MPCERKPIRYGHSEGQTDVCFDERGKCIVTCGSDGDVRVWESLDDDDPKSINVGEKAYSVALRGGKLVTAVSNNTVQIHTFPDGDPDGILTRFTTNANHVTFNSSGTRVAAASSDFLIKVIEVTDSSQQKTLRGHDAPVISVAFDPSDEYVASSSCDGSVAVWSVEEQTQVANWKVLQKSSDVSNAKSLCRLAWQGSGKLLAVPVDNTVQLYERDTWTHVGTLSDDLLTQQVVNVVVWSPCGKFLAAGTVGGSLSVWDVDAKLCIERQKHEKGYTVCGMAWHPAGGQIAYTDTQGCLGLLDGVCASSSSSSTTTKSATGEYKEQNGYDDLFDEDDGGDLLDECRSVPAGEEEDDDDDELLPASRKPRNRGNILDDDENSRDTGSVKVDHLAEDDGESGVSPAVAPPSAAVPRPLYEGPMPTAPQRAFQPGSTPAHLMHRFMVWNSVGIVRSYNDEQDNAIDVEFHDSAVHHAMHLTNTLEHSIADLSQEAVLLACEGTEELASKLQCLHFSSWDTNKEWIVDLPKGEDVMALCLGQGWLAAATSVMLVRLFSIGGVQREVFSLPGPVVCMAGHGEQLLIVYHRGTGFDGDQALGVQLLQLGHKRKQVIHGEPLPLSRKSHLTWMGFSAEGTPCAVDSEGVVRMLNRSLGNTWTPVCNTRESCKNRSDHYWVVGIHENPQQLRCIPCKGSVFPPTLPRPAVAILPFNLPFCQTSTEKGQMEEQYWRSVLFHNHFGYLSSSGYETDEASQREKEKEQQELLMKMFALSCKLEREFRCVELAGMMTQSVVSLAIRYASRSRRMLLAQRLSELALEKASQVQEEEEPEEEAAYHSQPQNARSNLSSRVARRSSGRAAQEDYDEDEQEDEDAQEAPMEAEEEPESKKSRVNPFSKGAKSPEKPPIRPVSKDGRVNPFKVSGSGKPSGSPSPQPRATNVLDTMTASNRKHMASTKAPVIKPLAPRPRSKAQATLLQMSTSKGASKKPEEKETEKPRAEKPEKPAAAPGDNVENTRPKTGFQLWLEENRKNILANNPDLEEMDIIKEAMSRFRTLSGDERLKWTEKAKGSTGEGADLKKRKRDDEGNNEADGQVDTDENSAKKKKPSDTSAKLSAFAFNKN; encoded by the exons ATGCCCTGCGAGAGAAAGCCCATTCGCTACGGCCACTCAGAAGGACAGACGGACGTCTGCTTTGACGAGCGTGGCAA GTGCATTGTTACGTGTGGAAGCGATGGAGACGTACGTGTGTGGGAAAGTCTAGACGACGACGATCCTAAATCCATAAACGTGGGTGAGAAGGCCTACTCCGTAGCGCTGAGA GGCGGGAAATTAGTCACAGCCGTTTCCAACAACACCGTTCAGATCCACACGTTTCCCGACGGAGATCCCGATGGAATACTCACCCGTTTCACCACCAACGCAAATCACGTCACCTTTAACTCCAGTGGCACAAGAGTCGCCGCTGCCTCCAG tgacTTCCTGATAAAGGTGATCGAGGTGACGGACAGCAGTCAGCAGAAGACTCTGCGCGGTCACGACGCGCCCGTTATCAGCGTGGCCTTTGACCCCAGTGATGAGTATGTT GCTTCCTCCAGTTGTGACGGCTCGGTGGCAGTCTGGTCTGTAGAGGAGCAG ACTCAAGTGGCAAACTGGAAGGTGCTGCAGAAGTCGAGTGACGTGAGCAACGCTAAATCTCTATGCAGACTCGCATGGCAAGGATCTGGGAAG ctgCTTGCAGTTCCAGTGGATAACACAGTCCAGCTGTATGAGAGAGACACCTGGACTCATGTTGGCACTCTTTCTGATGATCTCCTCACTCAG CAGGTCGTAAACGTGGTGGTTTGGTCACCGTGTGGGAAGTTTCTGGCAGCAGGAACAGTAGGGGGATCTCTCTCCGTCTGGGACGTCGACGCTAAGCTGTGCATCGAAAG GCAGAAGCATGAGAAAGGCTACACGGTGTGTGGCATGGCCTGGCATCCCGCCGGAGGACAGATCGCTTACACGGACACCCAGGGCTGCCTGGGCCTGTTGGACGGAGTGTGtgcatcttcatcctcatcctccactACCACCAAGAGCGCCACG ggaGAGTATAAAGAGCAGAACGGTTATGACGACCTGTTTGATGAGGACGACGGCGGCGACCTGCTAGACGAATGTCGGAGTGTGCCGGCAGGTGAAGAGgaagacgacgacgacgacgagcTCCTTCCTGCCTCTCGCAAACCGCGTAACAGAGGGAACATCCTGGATGATGACGAGAACTCTCGAG ACACCGGCTCGGTGAAGGTGGATCATTTAGCCGAGGATGACGGAGAGAGCGGCGTTTCCCCCGCAGTGGCGCCCCCTTCTGCAGCAGTGCCACGCCCGCTTTACGAGGGTCCGATGCCCACTGCGCCACAGAGAGCCTTCCAGCCCGGATCCACTCCGGCGCACCTCATGCACCGTTTCATG GTTTGGAACTCAGTGGGTATCGTGCGCAGCTACAACGATGAACAGGATAATGCCATCGACGTGGAGTTCCACGACTCTGCTGTCCATCACGCCATGCACCTCACCAACACGCTGGAGCACAGCATAGCCGATCTATCCCAGGAGGCCGTTCTGCTCGCCTGTGAAGGCACAGAGGAACTAGCTAG CAAGTTGCAGTGCCTGCACTTCTCTTCATGGGACACGAATAAGGAGTGGATAGTGGACCTGCCAAAAGGCGAGGACGTGATGGCGCTGTGTCTGGGACAAGGCTGGTTGGCGGCGGCTACCAGTGTCATGCTGGTACGCCTTTTCTCCATCGGCGGTGTTCAGAGAGAAGTGTTCAGCCTGCCGGGTCCTGTAGTGTGCATGGCGGGACACGGGGAGCAACTTCTTATAGTCTATCACAGAG ggACGGGGTTTGACGGAGATCAGGCTCTCGGGGTGCAGCTTCTGCAGCTCGGCCACAAAAGAAAGCAGGTCATCCACGGTGAACCTCTTCCCCTTTCCCGCAAGTCCCACCTAACTTGGATGGGCTTCAGTGCCGAAG GAACGCCGTGCGCTGTGGACTCTGAGGGCGTGGTGCGCATGCTGAACCGCTCTCTGGGAAACACGTGGACTCCTGTGTGTAACACCAGAGAGAGCTGCAAGAACAGGTCGGATCATTACTGGGTGGTCGGCATCCACGAGAACCCCCAGCAGCTCAG gTGCATTCCCTGTAAAGGATCCGTTTTCCCGCCGACTCTTCCTCGTCCCGCTGTGGCCATCCTGCCCTTCAATCTGCCCTTCTGCCAGACCAGCACAGAGAAGGGCcagatggag GAGCAGTATTGGCGCTCGGTGCTCTTCCATAATCACTTCGGCTACCTGTCGTCCAGCGGCTACGAGACGGACGAGGCGAGTcagagggagaaggagaaggagcagCAGGAGCTGCTGATGAAGATGTTCGCA CTGTCTTGTAAGCTGGAGCGCGAGTTCCGCTGTGTGGAGTTGGCCGGGATGATGACGCAGAGCGTCGTTTCGCTCGCCATCCGCTACGCTTCACGTTCCAGACGCATGCTTCTTGCTCAGAGGCTCAGTGAGCTCGCTCTGGAGAAGGCCAGTCAAgtacaggaggaagaggagccaGAGGAGGAAGCAGCCTATCACAGCCAGCCACAAAATGCACG GTCGAATCTATCAAGTCGAGTCGCCAGGCGCTCGAGCGGAAGAGCCGCACAGGAAGACTACGATGAAGACGAGCAGGAAGACGAAGATGCTCAGGAAGCACCGATGGAGGCAGAGGAAGAACCAGAAAGCAAGAAGTCAC GTGTGAATCCGTTCAGTAAAGGCGCGAAATCACCTGAAAAACCTCCCATCAGACCAG TCAGTAAAGACGGTCGTGTAAACCCCTTTAAG GTCAGTGGATCAGGAAAGCCGTCAGGATCTCCGTCACCACAACCCAGAGCTACTAACGTTCTAGACACCATGACGGCATCCAACAGGAAACACATGGCATCCACTAAAGCTCCAGTGATAAAGCCTCTGGCACCGAGACCACGCTCCAag GCTCAGGCTACACTGCTGCAGATGAGCACGTCTAAAGGAGCTTCTAAGAAGCCGGAGGAGAAAGAGACGGAGAAACCGAGggcagagaaacctgagaaacCTGCAGCAGCACCTGGAGACAACGTGGAGAACACCAG ACCAAAGACTGGTTTCCAGTTGTGGCTCGAGGAGAACAGGAAAAACATCCTCGCCAACAACCCGGACCTGGAGGAGATGGACATCATTAAAGAGGCCATGAGCCGCTTTCGCACGCTGTCAGGGGACGAGAGGCTG AAATGGACAGAGAAGGCGAAAGGCTCAACAGGAGAGGGTGCAGACCTCAAGAAAAGAAAGCGAGACGATGAGGGGAATAACGAAGCCGACGGGCAGGTGGACACAGACGAAAACAGcgcaaagaagaaaaaaccttcAGACACTTCGGCTAAACTCTCTGCTTTTGCCTTCAACAAAAATTAA
- the wdhd1 gene encoding WD repeat and HMG-box DNA-binding protein 1 isoform X2, with translation MPCERKPIRYGHSEGQTDVCFDERGKCIVTCGSDGDVRVWESLDDDDPKSINVGEKAYSVALRGGKLVTAVSNNTVQIHTFPDGDPDGILTRFTTNANHVTFNSSGTRVAAASSDFLIKVIEVTDSSQQKTLRGHDAPVISVAFDPSDEYVASSSCDGSVAVWSVEEQTQVANWKVLQKSSDVSNAKSLCRLAWQGSGKLLAVPVDNTVQLYERDTWTHVGTLSDDLLTQVVNVVVWSPCGKFLAAGTVGGSLSVWDVDAKLCIERQKHEKGYTVCGMAWHPAGGQIAYTDTQGCLGLLDGVCASSSSSSTTTKSATGEYKEQNGYDDLFDEDDGGDLLDECRSVPAGEEEDDDDDELLPASRKPRNRGNILDDDENSRDTGSVKVDHLAEDDGESGVSPAVAPPSAAVPRPLYEGPMPTAPQRAFQPGSTPAHLMHRFMVWNSVGIVRSYNDEQDNAIDVEFHDSAVHHAMHLTNTLEHSIADLSQEAVLLACEGTEELASKLQCLHFSSWDTNKEWIVDLPKGEDVMALCLGQGWLAAATSVMLVRLFSIGGVQREVFSLPGPVVCMAGHGEQLLIVYHRGTGFDGDQALGVQLLQLGHKRKQVIHGEPLPLSRKSHLTWMGFSAEGTPCAVDSEGVVRMLNRSLGNTWTPVCNTRESCKNRSDHYWVVGIHENPQQLRCIPCKGSVFPPTLPRPAVAILPFNLPFCQTSTEKGQMEEQYWRSVLFHNHFGYLSSSGYETDEASQREKEKEQQELLMKMFALSCKLEREFRCVELAGMMTQSVVSLAIRYASRSRRMLLAQRLSELALEKASQVQEEEEPEEEAAYHSQPQNARSNLSSRVARRSSGRAAQEDYDEDEQEDEDAQEAPMEAEEEPESKKSRVNPFSKGAKSPEKPPIRPVSKDGRVNPFKVSGSGKPSGSPSPQPRATNVLDTMTASNRKHMASTKAPVIKPLAPRPRSKAQATLLQMSTSKGASKKPEEKETEKPRAEKPEKPAAAPGDNVENTRPKTGFQLWLEENRKNILANNPDLEEMDIIKEAMSRFRTLSGDERLKWTEKAKGSTGEGADLKKRKRDDEGNNEADGQVDTDENSAKKKKPSDTSAKLSAFAFNKN, from the exons ATGCCCTGCGAGAGAAAGCCCATTCGCTACGGCCACTCAGAAGGACAGACGGACGTCTGCTTTGACGAGCGTGGCAA GTGCATTGTTACGTGTGGAAGCGATGGAGACGTACGTGTGTGGGAAAGTCTAGACGACGACGATCCTAAATCCATAAACGTGGGTGAGAAGGCCTACTCCGTAGCGCTGAGA GGCGGGAAATTAGTCACAGCCGTTTCCAACAACACCGTTCAGATCCACACGTTTCCCGACGGAGATCCCGATGGAATACTCACCCGTTTCACCACCAACGCAAATCACGTCACCTTTAACTCCAGTGGCACAAGAGTCGCCGCTGCCTCCAG tgacTTCCTGATAAAGGTGATCGAGGTGACGGACAGCAGTCAGCAGAAGACTCTGCGCGGTCACGACGCGCCCGTTATCAGCGTGGCCTTTGACCCCAGTGATGAGTATGTT GCTTCCTCCAGTTGTGACGGCTCGGTGGCAGTCTGGTCTGTAGAGGAGCAG ACTCAAGTGGCAAACTGGAAGGTGCTGCAGAAGTCGAGTGACGTGAGCAACGCTAAATCTCTATGCAGACTCGCATGGCAAGGATCTGGGAAG ctgCTTGCAGTTCCAGTGGATAACACAGTCCAGCTGTATGAGAGAGACACCTGGACTCATGTTGGCACTCTTTCTGATGATCTCCTCACTCAG GTCGTAAACGTGGTGGTTTGGTCACCGTGTGGGAAGTTTCTGGCAGCAGGAACAGTAGGGGGATCTCTCTCCGTCTGGGACGTCGACGCTAAGCTGTGCATCGAAAG GCAGAAGCATGAGAAAGGCTACACGGTGTGTGGCATGGCCTGGCATCCCGCCGGAGGACAGATCGCTTACACGGACACCCAGGGCTGCCTGGGCCTGTTGGACGGAGTGTGtgcatcttcatcctcatcctccactACCACCAAGAGCGCCACG ggaGAGTATAAAGAGCAGAACGGTTATGACGACCTGTTTGATGAGGACGACGGCGGCGACCTGCTAGACGAATGTCGGAGTGTGCCGGCAGGTGAAGAGgaagacgacgacgacgacgagcTCCTTCCTGCCTCTCGCAAACCGCGTAACAGAGGGAACATCCTGGATGATGACGAGAACTCTCGAG ACACCGGCTCGGTGAAGGTGGATCATTTAGCCGAGGATGACGGAGAGAGCGGCGTTTCCCCCGCAGTGGCGCCCCCTTCTGCAGCAGTGCCACGCCCGCTTTACGAGGGTCCGATGCCCACTGCGCCACAGAGAGCCTTCCAGCCCGGATCCACTCCGGCGCACCTCATGCACCGTTTCATG GTTTGGAACTCAGTGGGTATCGTGCGCAGCTACAACGATGAACAGGATAATGCCATCGACGTGGAGTTCCACGACTCTGCTGTCCATCACGCCATGCACCTCACCAACACGCTGGAGCACAGCATAGCCGATCTATCCCAGGAGGCCGTTCTGCTCGCCTGTGAAGGCACAGAGGAACTAGCTAG CAAGTTGCAGTGCCTGCACTTCTCTTCATGGGACACGAATAAGGAGTGGATAGTGGACCTGCCAAAAGGCGAGGACGTGATGGCGCTGTGTCTGGGACAAGGCTGGTTGGCGGCGGCTACCAGTGTCATGCTGGTACGCCTTTTCTCCATCGGCGGTGTTCAGAGAGAAGTGTTCAGCCTGCCGGGTCCTGTAGTGTGCATGGCGGGACACGGGGAGCAACTTCTTATAGTCTATCACAGAG ggACGGGGTTTGACGGAGATCAGGCTCTCGGGGTGCAGCTTCTGCAGCTCGGCCACAAAAGAAAGCAGGTCATCCACGGTGAACCTCTTCCCCTTTCCCGCAAGTCCCACCTAACTTGGATGGGCTTCAGTGCCGAAG GAACGCCGTGCGCTGTGGACTCTGAGGGCGTGGTGCGCATGCTGAACCGCTCTCTGGGAAACACGTGGACTCCTGTGTGTAACACCAGAGAGAGCTGCAAGAACAGGTCGGATCATTACTGGGTGGTCGGCATCCACGAGAACCCCCAGCAGCTCAG gTGCATTCCCTGTAAAGGATCCGTTTTCCCGCCGACTCTTCCTCGTCCCGCTGTGGCCATCCTGCCCTTCAATCTGCCCTTCTGCCAGACCAGCACAGAGAAGGGCcagatggag GAGCAGTATTGGCGCTCGGTGCTCTTCCATAATCACTTCGGCTACCTGTCGTCCAGCGGCTACGAGACGGACGAGGCGAGTcagagggagaaggagaaggagcagCAGGAGCTGCTGATGAAGATGTTCGCA CTGTCTTGTAAGCTGGAGCGCGAGTTCCGCTGTGTGGAGTTGGCCGGGATGATGACGCAGAGCGTCGTTTCGCTCGCCATCCGCTACGCTTCACGTTCCAGACGCATGCTTCTTGCTCAGAGGCTCAGTGAGCTCGCTCTGGAGAAGGCCAGTCAAgtacaggaggaagaggagccaGAGGAGGAAGCAGCCTATCACAGCCAGCCACAAAATGCACG GTCGAATCTATCAAGTCGAGTCGCCAGGCGCTCGAGCGGAAGAGCCGCACAGGAAGACTACGATGAAGACGAGCAGGAAGACGAAGATGCTCAGGAAGCACCGATGGAGGCAGAGGAAGAACCAGAAAGCAAGAAGTCAC GTGTGAATCCGTTCAGTAAAGGCGCGAAATCACCTGAAAAACCTCCCATCAGACCAG TCAGTAAAGACGGTCGTGTAAACCCCTTTAAG GTCAGTGGATCAGGAAAGCCGTCAGGATCTCCGTCACCACAACCCAGAGCTACTAACGTTCTAGACACCATGACGGCATCCAACAGGAAACACATGGCATCCACTAAAGCTCCAGTGATAAAGCCTCTGGCACCGAGACCACGCTCCAag GCTCAGGCTACACTGCTGCAGATGAGCACGTCTAAAGGAGCTTCTAAGAAGCCGGAGGAGAAAGAGACGGAGAAACCGAGggcagagaaacctgagaaacCTGCAGCAGCACCTGGAGACAACGTGGAGAACACCAG ACCAAAGACTGGTTTCCAGTTGTGGCTCGAGGAGAACAGGAAAAACATCCTCGCCAACAACCCGGACCTGGAGGAGATGGACATCATTAAAGAGGCCATGAGCCGCTTTCGCACGCTGTCAGGGGACGAGAGGCTG AAATGGACAGAGAAGGCGAAAGGCTCAACAGGAGAGGGTGCAGACCTCAAGAAAAGAAAGCGAGACGATGAGGGGAATAACGAAGCCGACGGGCAGGTGGACACAGACGAAAACAGcgcaaagaagaaaaaaccttcAGACACTTCGGCTAAACTCTCTGCTTTTGCCTTCAACAAAAATTAA